The DNA window TGTGGGGCATAGATATGCAGGAAAATCTTCATATTTACGCAAAAGTTTTTATACCTGATGATTGGATAAGTGACCAAAGGCGAAAGTTGAAGAGGTGGGTAGCATGGCAGAGAGCGTTGGTGAAGTGCCCAGCGGCGAGAAGGAATTCAATCAGCTAACGAGAAAGATCAGGGACATAATCGAGTTCCCCGAAATCAGCGAGGAGCAGTTCCAGGAGATGATCAAGGAGGCCAGCAGGGCGTACGGTGGGCCGCTGCCGCACAGAACGTACTCCATATGTCCAGAGACCAGAAGGGTCGTCCCGGCACTCATATGGGAGAAGGATGGTAAGGTCTGGATAACCAAGCGCTGTCCCGAGGGCATGATAACCGATGTCTATTACGAGGATGTTGAGCAGTACTACCGCTTCCAAAGGTGGAAGTTCGACTTCAAGCTCATGAGCACCAACGTTGAGAACAGCGGTGTCAACTGTCCCTTCGACTGTGGAATGTGTGCCAGACATCGCTCTCATACGAACCTTTTGAACATAGTTCTGACCAATAGATGTAACTTATCATGCTGGTATTGCTTCTTTTACGCTAAAGAAGGTCAGCCGATTTACGAGCCAACCCTTGAGCAGATACGTATGATGCTCCGCAACGCGAAGAAGCAGTATCCCGTCGGTGCCAACGCCGTTCAGCTGACCGGTGGCGAGCCAACCATCAGGGAGGATCTCGTGGAGATAATCAAAATCGCGAAGGAAGAAGGCTATGACCACGTTCAGCTCAACACCGACGGAATAAAGCTCGCCTTCGACCCTGAGTTCGTGAAGAAGATCCGCGAGGCGGGAACCAACACCCTCTACCTCAGTTACGATGGAATGACGCCCCAGACCAACTGGAAGAACCACTGGGAGATTCCGCTCATCTTCGAGAACGTCAGAAAGGCGAACGGCCCGGGCATAGTTCTCGTGCCGACCACCATAAGGAACGTCAACGACCACGAGCTAGGTGCGATTATCAACTTCGGTCTGAATCACCTGGACATCGTCAGGGGCGTCAACTTCCAGCCACTCTCGATGACGGGCAGAACTCCCAAGAAGGAGCGCCAGCGCTTTAGGATAACCATCCCGGGTGCGATAAAGCGCATTGAAGAGCAGACCAATGGGGCCATATCTATGGACGACTGGTATCCAATCCCAATAGCGGGCCACATAGCCAGGTTCTTCGAGGCATTCACTGGTTCGCGCTACTACATGACGAGCCACTACTGCTGCGGCGCGGCGACCTACATCTTCCTCGACAGGGAGAACAAGAGGGTCGTTCCGATAGGAAGGTTCCTCGATGTGGAGGGCTTCGTCGAGTACCTGGAGAGCAAGGCGGAGGAGATAGAGGGATGGAAGACCCTCGGAAGGCTCCAGAAGCTCAAGCTCGGCGCGGAGATATTCATGAAGTTCAAGAGCTTCTACGACGAGAAGTACGCCCCCAAGGACATCGGCGTCCTCGAACTCATAAAGAACGCATTCATGCACGGAAACTACGACGCCCTCGGAAAGTTCCACATGAACTCGCTCTTCCTCGGGATGATGCACTTCATGGACGAGTACAACTACGACGTTGAGCGCGTTGAGCGCTGCGTCATCCACTACGCCATGCCGGACGGAAGGATAGTGCCGTTCTGCACCTTCAACGTGATTCCGGAACTCTACAGGGACAAGGTGCAGGCACAGTTCAGCTACACATGGGAGGAGTGGAAGGCGCTCCACCCCGACTGGGAGTACCAGAAGGACAAATACATCAGAACCAAGGAGTTCGTCGAGCGGATGAAGAACAGCGAGCTTTACCGGAAGACGTACATCGACATAGAGGACTACTTCGGGATAAACCCCAAGGGGTGAGGTGGTAGAATGACGGCCAAGCCGGAGAAGAAGCTCACCAGACTGCTCCTCAAGTTCGGAAACATAGACCCGGAGAGGGCAAGTGCCAAGCAGTACGAGCTCCTGAAGGACAACAGGGTCTGGAGGGCGTTCATCAACGGTTACTCCAGGAACGGCTTCGTGATATTCGACGGGGAGGCCCTCCCGCGGGAGGAACTCCTCGAAAAGCTTGGCGACCTGGAGCCGGAGATCACAGGAGAGGAGACCGTAACCGTCGGGGAACTCGTAGAATCCAGCTACTCGTGGAATAACGTCCTCGGACAGGTTTCATGATGCCACGAATCCATCCGTATCTTACCGTATCTTAACCTTTTCTCCCCTCTCCAAGTTGTAATTACCTACATACCGCCCTACACAAAAGGGATTTAAGTTTTAAGTCCGTATAATGTCCAGTAACCTCGTAGGGGTATTGGAATCCCCTGCTCATTCCGGGAGGTGGTCCCCTTGGAGTTCAAGAAAAAGATTGTGCTAACGACAGCCGTTGCTGTTCTGATTACAGTGATTCTGGGCTCCCTCATCGCAGGCTACAGCACCCTAAAAATGCAGAAGGACGTCAGCAAGACCCTCGACCAGGAACTAGGCCAAAACCTGCCAAAACTAATGGCAGAGGGAATAAAGGAGCCCATAACAGAGGAGGCAGGAACGATAGCGGTCGGCTCGGCAGAGCTAGGTGCCAAACTCTTCGATGATTATTTTGAAAAAATGCGAGTTATGGGAAAAGTTGCCATCGGTGCCGTTCACGAGGCCTATTCTAACTACGATGAAAGCGACCCCCAGTTCAGGGCGTTTCTTCTGGACAGATTCAAGAGCGTTAAGGAGCTAGACCCCAACGTGGCTTACGTCTATTTCGGCAGTGTCAATGGCGGCATGTACATGTGGCCGGATGAAGAACTGCCCCAGGGCTACGACCCCAGACAGAGGCCCTGGTATCAGGAGGCGGTATCCAAGAACGGTCCGGTATGGACCGAGCCATACAAAGATGCCTCCACGGGAAAATGGATAGTCACGTATTCCGAGCCGATATACGTTAATGGAAAACTCGTTGGTGTCATAGGTGTCGATGTTTTCGTTTCTACGCTGATAGAGCAGTCAAAGGAGATAACCATCGGTAAGAGCGGATACATAGCCATTGTAAACAAAGACGGAACCACCATAGTGCACCCCAATGAAGAACTGGTTCAGAAGCTCAACATACACGATGACCCGGACCTTGCTCCCCTTGTCAAGGAACTCGAAAAGAACAAGGACTCGGGATG is part of the Thermococcus sp. 21S7 genome and encodes:
- the tes gene encoding tetraether lipid synthase Tes: MAESVGEVPSGEKEFNQLTRKIRDIIEFPEISEEQFQEMIKEASRAYGGPLPHRTYSICPETRRVVPALIWEKDGKVWITKRCPEGMITDVYYEDVEQYYRFQRWKFDFKLMSTNVENSGVNCPFDCGMCARHRSHTNLLNIVLTNRCNLSCWYCFFYAKEGQPIYEPTLEQIRMMLRNAKKQYPVGANAVQLTGGEPTIREDLVEIIKIAKEEGYDHVQLNTDGIKLAFDPEFVKKIREAGTNTLYLSYDGMTPQTNWKNHWEIPLIFENVRKANGPGIVLVPTTIRNVNDHELGAIINFGLNHLDIVRGVNFQPLSMTGRTPKKERQRFRITIPGAIKRIEEQTNGAISMDDWYPIPIAGHIARFFEAFTGSRYYMTSHYCCGAATYIFLDRENKRVVPIGRFLDVEGFVEYLESKAEEIEGWKTLGRLQKLKLGAEIFMKFKSFYDEKYAPKDIGVLELIKNAFMHGNYDALGKFHMNSLFLGMMHFMDEYNYDVERVERCVIHYAMPDGRIVPFCTFNVIPELYRDKVQAQFSYTWEEWKALHPDWEYQKDKYIRTKEFVERMKNSELYRKTYIDIEDYFGINPKG
- a CDS encoding DUF3213 domain-containing protein, with translation MTAKPEKKLTRLLLKFGNIDPERASAKQYELLKDNRVWRAFINGYSRNGFVIFDGEALPREELLEKLGDLEPEITGEETVTVGELVESSYSWNNVLGQVS
- a CDS encoding methyl-accepting chemotaxis protein, encoding MEFKKKIVLTTAVAVLITVILGSLIAGYSTLKMQKDVSKTLDQELGQNLPKLMAEGIKEPITEEAGTIAVGSAELGAKLFDDYFEKMRVMGKVAIGAVHEAYSNYDESDPQFRAFLLDRFKSVKELDPNVAYVYFGSVNGGMYMWPDEELPQGYDPRQRPWYQEAVSKNGPVWTEPYKDASTGKWIVTYSEPIYVNGKLVGVIGVDVFVSTLIEQSKEITIGKSGYIAIVNKDGTTIVHPNEELVQKLNIHDDPDLAPLVKELEKNKDSGWVVYTFQGVEKVAGYKRMKTTGWIVLATVPINELTDPLTNAMTDVLDKSTEQVTENVHSTIAASTKTTLLGMIVAVLVGLLMVFGAYRVLDKTLEPLEKLKSVAQALAEGRLSDVNRELRQIQYIEDDEIGALIRAFEAVGKDLVGTLNAIGEKLERLAEGDLSN